GACCTATGCGGACATCACTGGTTACGAAGCCAAGCTGCGCGATGCCGTGTGCGGCACCTATCGCGCCTATCGCGTGTGCACGATGGGCCCGCCCACTTCGGGCGGTGTCGCGGTACTACAGATGCTCGGCCAGCTCGAACGGTTCGACCTTGCCGAACTGGGCCTGCGCAATCCGGTCACCTGGCATCTGTTCGTCGAATCGCAGCGGCTCGCCTATGCTGATCGCGAACTTTACCTGGCGGATAGCGATTACGTTTCGGTACCCGTCGCGGGGCTGGTCGAGCCCGGCTATCTCGCCGCGCGCAGCGCGCTGATCGGCGAGGGGAGCACGCTTTCCGAAGTCACCGCCGGCGTGCCCACGGGCGCACCGGTCGCGCTGGCCGATGGTGACGAACCCGAGGAATATGGCACCTCGCATTTCGCCGTGGTCGATGCCGAGCGCACCATGATCAGCTACACCTCGACCATCGAGGGGGCTTTCGGGTCCGGCCTGGTGGCAGGCGGCTTTTTCCTCAATAACGAGCTCACCGATTTCAGCCGCTCGCCGACCGTGGACGGCAAGCTTGTCGCGAACCGGGTTGAAGGGGGCAAGCGCCCGCGCAGCTCGATGGCGCCGGTGGTGGTCTGGGACCCCGCGGGCGAACCCTTCCTCGCAGTGGGCGCAGCAGGTGGCAGCACCATCCCGGTACAGACCGCGCGCAGCATCATCGGAGCGATCGATTTCGGCCTGTCGGCGGAAGAGATACTCGGCCTTCCCTTTATCATGGCCTTTGGCGAGCGCCTCCTGCTCGAGCAAGGCACCTGGCTCGAAGAGCAGGCCGCGGCCTTCAAGGCGCTGGGCCACACCGACGTGCTGGTCCGCGAGGCACCGGTCAAAGGCGGCGCGGTCCTGCGTGGTCCCTCGGGCTGGGTCAGCGCGCGCGATCCGCGCCTTGCCGGACAGATCGAGATTCCGTGACCCCGCCGGGTCGCTTGCCGTGTGGCGGGAGGCAGCCTAAGTCCTCGCCAAGAATTGGGTTACAACAAGAACAAGATCGCTGAGGAGCCTGCCGTGCTGTCGGACATCGATTCCGCCAACAATCTCGTCGAACTCTTCCTCAAACGCGCGGACGAGAAGGGCGACTTGCCCTTCCTCGGGGCGAAGAAGGATGGCAGCTGGCAGACGATCAGCTGGCGTGAAACCGCGGAACGGGTCTGCCTGCTTGCGGAGAATTTGCGCGGACTGGGCCTCAAGGAAGGCGACCGCGTGTGCCTCGTGTCCGAGAACCGCCCCGAATGGTGCATCGCCGATCTCGCGGTAATGGCCGCGGGCTGCATCACCGTGCCGGCCTACATCACCAATACCGAGCGCGACCACGTCCACATCCTCGACAATTCGGGCGCCAAGGCGGTGATCGTGTCGACCGAGAAGCTGCTCCGGCCGCTGCATGGTGCCTTGCAGGCCTCGGGCATTGCCGAACATGTTATCGGCATCGACGATCTCCACCGCCAGCAATCGGGCAGCTTCACCTTCCATATGTGGGACAAGATGCTCGAGGGTGATGCCGCGGCGGCGCGCAAGGCGGTGACCGAGCGGATGGCGAAGGTCGGACGCGGCGATACTGCGTGCATCATCTATACCAGCGGCACCGGCGGGGCCCCGCGCGGGGTGCTGCAGCACCATGGCGCAATCCTGTGCAACGCGGCAGGCGCGGCGGCAATCCTGATCGAGGATTTCGGCATCGTGCAGGACGAGCGGTTCCTTTCCTTCCTGCCGCTCAGCCACGCCTATGAGCATACCGGCGGGCAGTTCCTCCCGATCAGCGTCGGCGCGCAGATTTATTATTCCGAGGGCCTCGAAAAGCTCGCCAGCAATATCGAGGAAACGCGGCCGACCATCATGGTCGTGGTCCCGCGGCTGTTCGAAGTGCTGCGCACGCGGATCATGAAGCAGGTACACAAGCAAGGCGGCCTTGCCGAGAAGCTGATGAACACTGCGCTGGAGGTCGGCGAACGCCGCGCCGCGGGCCAGCCGAAATTCGGGGACAAGCTCAAGGATCTGGCGGTCGCCCGCCTGCTGCGGCCCAAAATCCGCCAGCGGTTCGGCGGCAGGATCAAGGCGATGGTTTCGGGCGGTGCGCCGCTCAACCCCGAAGTCGGCATCTTCTTCGAGGCTATGGGGCTGACCATGTTGCAGGGCTATGGGCAGACCGAGGCCGGACCGGTGATCAGTTGCAACCGCCCGGCCGCAGGGATTGCGATGCATTCGGTCGGTCCCGCAATGCGCGGTGTCGAACTGAAGATCGCCGACGATGGCGAAGTCCTCGTACGCGGCGAACTCGTCATGCATGGCTATTGGCAGAACGAAAGCGAGACCCAGCGCACGATCCAGGACGGCTGGCTGCATACCGGCGATATCGGCCATCTCGACGACCGGGACCGGATCGTCATCACCGACCGCAAGAAGGACATGATCGTCAACGACAAGGGCGACAACATCGCCCCGCAGAAGGTCGAGGGCATGCTGACGCTGCAGCCCGAGATCGGCCAGGCGATGGTGGCGGGCGACCGCAAACCCTATATCGTCGGCCTGATCGTCCCCGACGCCGAATGGACGCTCGAATGGTGCCGCGCGCAGGGCAAGCAGTTCGATTGCAAGCAACTGCAGCAACTGCCCGAGTATCGTAACGCGGTGCGCGCCGCGATCGACCGGGTGAACAAGGATCTATCGGTGGTCGAAAAGGTACGTCAGTTCGCCTTTGCCGACGAACCGTTCACGATCGAGAACGAGGAAATGACCCCCTCGATGAAGATCCGCCGCCACAAGATCAGGGACCGCTACGGCGACCATCTGGCGAAGCTGTACCGCAGCTAGGACCGCGGACTGTAGCGGTGGCGTGAAGAGGGCCTAGGCGACCGCTTCCTCGATATATTCCGGGAAGAAACTTGGCGCACGGTCGCTCCACCCCGGGGCGGTCGCGGCAGCTTCGCTCAGGCTCTGGAGCAGCATCTTGCGGCGATCGGGGCGAATCTGCGGCAGGGCGGCGGCGGCGCAGAAGGCGCTGGGCAGCCACGGCCGTGCGGCGGCGGAGATCAGCCGTTCATAGAGAAAGCGAAAGGCGGAAAAGCTGTCGATCCGCTCCTGCGCCAGATCGAAAGCGGCAACGCGGGTCAGCTTGCCGACAAAGCCCTCGACACTGTCGAAGCCCGAGTGTTCGGGGATCGACTGGCGCAGCGCCTTCAGCTCCTGATAGGCGACATACTGGCTGCGGATCGCGGCGTTCTCGCCCGGGTTGCGCCCCCAGACGCGAAAGGCATCGCAGCGTCCCAGCCCGATATCGAGACTGCGGCGGATATAGCGCTGCTCGGCGGCGGTCAGCCCGGCGAATTCGCGCATTTCGGCAATGGTCAGCGATGCGGTACCCGTAACGGCCATGATCGGCACTCCCCTGTCACGAGGCCGACTATCTCCGAAGATGGTTAATATTTTTTCCGCACCCTGGAGCAGCCTCCGGGACTAGCCCCTGACTTAGATCAGCCCGGCCAGCGGGCTGCTCGGGTCGGCATATTTGCGCGTGCCCATGCGGCCGGCGAGATAGGCATCTCGCCCGGCTGCCACGGCCAGCTTCATTGCGCGCGCCATGCGAAGCGGATCCTTGGCCTCGGCGATGGCAGTGTTCATCAACACCCCGTCGCAGCCCAGTTCCATGGCGACAGCGGCATCCGACGCGGTGCCGACCCCGGCATCGACCAGTACGGGCACGCTGGCGCCTTCCTTGATCAGCCGGATCGTGACGCGGTTCTGGATACCGAGCCCCGAGCCGATCGGCGCGCCCAGCGGCATGACTGCGACCGCACCTGCATCCTCGAGCTGCTTGGCCGCAATCGGGTCGTCGACGCAGTAGACCATCGGCAGGAAGCCTTCCTTGGCCAGCGTCTCGGTTGCGACCAACGTCTCGCGCATATCGGGATAGAGCGTGCGCGCTTCGCCAAGCACCTCCAGCTTGACGAGGTCCCAGCCGCCCGCTTCGCGCGCCAGCCGGAGCGTGCGGATCGCCTCTTCGGCAGTGAAGCAGCCTGCCGTGTTGGGCAGATAAGTGACTTTCTTGGGATCGATGTAATCGGTCAGCATGGGCGCATTGGGATCGCTGACATTGACCCGGCGCACCGCCACGGTGACGATTTCCGCACCCGAGGCTTCGAGTGCTGCCGCGTTCTGTTCGAAATCCCGATATTTGCCGGTGCCGACGATCAGCCGGCTGCGGAAAGTCCGCCCGGCCACGGTCCAGCTATCGTCGTCCTGGCCGCCGCCGACGAAATGGACGATTTCGAGCGTATCGCCATCGCTTATGGGATGCTGGCCAAGTTCGCTGCGCGGAGCGATAGTGCCATTGTGCTCGACCGCGACCTTCGCCGGGTCGAGTTCGAGTTCGCGCACGAGATCGGCGATGCTGGCGGCGGCAGTACGGCGGGTCTCGCCATTGACGGTCAGGGCAATCATGCGCCCGACTTAGTCGCCCGCGCGCTCCTTGCAAGCGGCGGAATGCACATGGCGCAGGTTGAGGATGTGCCCCAGCGACACCAGCGCGACCCCGATGATGGTCAGCACCGCTTCCTTCACGCCATGCGGCACGGCCAGCGCCGCGCCCATGAAGGTCAGCCCGGTCATTGCGACCACGAAGGGGGCTGCCACGCGATGCCGCAAGGCGCCCCAGCCGATCGCGACACCTGCGATAAGCGTGGCGATGAGCAGCCCCGCCCGGTGGATATCGGGCGAAAGGAACAGCTCCCCGCCAAGGCCGAGACCTGAAACCAGGACAATCGAAAGCAGGCAATGGATCGCACATGCACCCGAGAGCAGGATCCCCGCCCGGTCGAGCCTCCGACGAATCGGCGAGATGGCACGTTGCAACATGCGAGGCCAGATATGTTATGGTGTATCTTCTTGCAAGCAAAACCGGCGGATGGCCGCCGCATTGCGTCGGTTGCGGCAACCGGGTTGCCGCTTGCCCGATTTGCACTTGCGCCAGCCGCGGCTGCAAACCACAGACGATGCCATGTCCGAGAAGAGCAAGCAGGCGCGGCCGATCGCGCTGGCCAACTGGCTGATGATCGTCGCCGTCATGGTCGTGGTGATGGTGGCCGTAGGCGGCATCACCCGGCTGACCGAGAGCGGGTTGTCGATCACCCAGTGGAAACCGATCACCGGGGCCATACCCCCCTTGTCGGACAGCGCGTGGCAGGCCGAATTCGAACTCTATAAGGCCACCGGCGAGTATCGGAACGTG
This genomic window from Qipengyuania sp. HL-TH1 contains:
- a CDS encoding MerC domain-containing protein, translating into MLQRAISPIRRRLDRAGILLSGACAIHCLLSIVLVSGLGLGGELFLSPDIHRAGLLIATLIAGVAIGWGALRHRVAAPFVVAMTGLTFMGAALAVPHGVKEAVLTIIGVALVSLGHILNLRHVHSAACKERAGD
- a CDS encoding gamma-glutamyltransferase family protein; amino-acid sequence: MNKVFSASLLALTLAGCSATPPLASSPAEPVPAFAGAVSAADPRAQAAGEAMLARGGSATDAAIAVMLALTVVEPQSSGIGGGGFMVRGAADGTVGTFDGRETAPAGATPEWFFNEDGTLPPRGESVRSGLSVGVPGSIALAAKAHAAHGTLAWAELFEPAIRLAREGFDMNARLNGMLESARNRSAHSAEARALFFDAQGNPLPVGTRVANERLAQTFETIAAAGPSAFYSGPLSHEIAATVAADTPREGAMTYADITGYEAKLRDAVCGTYRAYRVCTMGPPTSGGVAVLQMLGQLERFDLAELGLRNPVTWHLFVESQRLAYADRELYLADSDYVSVPVAGLVEPGYLAARSALIGEGSTLSEVTAGVPTGAPVALADGDEPEEYGTSHFAVVDAERTMISYTSTIEGAFGSGLVAGGFFLNNELTDFSRSPTVDGKLVANRVEGGKRPRSSMAPVVVWDPAGEPFLAVGAAGGSTIPVQTARSIIGAIDFGLSAEEILGLPFIMAFGERLLLEQGTWLEEQAAAFKALGHTDVLVREAPVKGGAVLRGPSGWVSARDPRLAGQIEIP
- a CDS encoding AMP-dependent synthetase/ligase, which gives rise to MGYNKNKIAEEPAVLSDIDSANNLVELFLKRADEKGDLPFLGAKKDGSWQTISWRETAERVCLLAENLRGLGLKEGDRVCLVSENRPEWCIADLAVMAAGCITVPAYITNTERDHVHILDNSGAKAVIVSTEKLLRPLHGALQASGIAEHVIGIDDLHRQQSGSFTFHMWDKMLEGDAAAARKAVTERMAKVGRGDTACIIYTSGTGGAPRGVLQHHGAILCNAAGAAAILIEDFGIVQDERFLSFLPLSHAYEHTGGQFLPISVGAQIYYSEGLEKLASNIEETRPTIMVVVPRLFEVLRTRIMKQVHKQGGLAEKLMNTALEVGERRAAGQPKFGDKLKDLAVARLLRPKIRQRFGGRIKAMVSGGAPLNPEVGIFFEAMGLTMLQGYGQTEAGPVISCNRPAAGIAMHSVGPAMRGVELKIADDGEVLVRGELVMHGYWQNESETQRTIQDGWLHTGDIGHLDDRDRIVITDRKKDMIVNDKGDNIAPQKVEGMLTLQPEIGQAMVAGDRKPYIVGLIVPDAEWTLEWCRAQGKQFDCKQLQQLPEYRNAVRAAIDRVNKDLSVVEKVRQFAFADEPFTIENEEMTPSMKIRRHKIRDRYGDHLAKLYRS
- the thiS gene encoding sulfur carrier protein ThiS; its protein translation is MIALTVNGETRRTAAASIADLVRELELDPAKVAVEHNGTIAPRSELGQHPISDGDTLEIVHFVGGGQDDDSWTVAGRTFRSRLIVGTGKYRDFEQNAAALEASGAEIVTVAVRRVNVSDPNAPMLTDYIDPKKVTYLPNTAGCFTAEEAIRTLRLAREAGGWDLVKLEVLGEARTLYPDMRETLVATETLAKEGFLPMVYCVDDPIAAKQLEDAGAVAVMPLGAPIGSGLGIQNRVTIRLIKEGASVPVLVDAGVGTASDAAVAMELGCDGVLMNTAIAEAKDPLRMARAMKLAVAAGRDAYLAGRMGTRKYADPSSPLAGLI